In Candidatus Kaistella beijingensis, a genomic segment contains:
- a CDS encoding tetratricopeptide repeat protein: MNSKKIIIAAAIFYYGISDAQQSQFFADRENYRFNLAENLYNSKIFNASQFEYARQYFYNSSLTNSKKEAAQFFDNVIGVILRKNHAEQGLEAFIKEYPNSAYFAQANLPLADYYLTQKDFEKALETLKNVNQYQLSKEENTQYITKLGYAKFMTGDSKGAVEALEEAYKNAEGNDKGDIAYMLGHLYYADKQNDKAFSFFDQIKDHEKFARLVKPYYVQMYFNDKDYDRAITEGNSLLNESLSKEYSAEVHKIIGESYFMKGDYNSAYPHLKIYLESKQTPSESDLYEMGFVSAQLKKYDEAVSYYNQLINSNSSTSQNAYYQLGNAYLAVGKKQEALSAFRSAYQMSYDVKVQQLAHLQYAKLSYDIGNPFESASNVIQSYISKYPKSSEVTEMRSLLMKSYLYSGDYKGTLAAIDKMPNSTPETNKIDQEVSYLLGTEEFNKGNFDQAEKFFLRSLEFNINKEFNTRATYWLAQTYYQKGNYPSAIVRYEKIANENFPEKQQLNYDLGYAYFKSKKFDKAKEYFRKYLENPKTEFKNDAELRLADTYYANNELNEAIAIYDKTENADDYTLFQKAMALGFKGDTEAKISNLKKLISQYKNSEYVDDAQYEIGTAYAANDDFNNSNEYFSQVIRTSSDRDLVANSQIYRAQNYIDLNQNEKALSELKSLGNQYKNTAFASKIVQASRPIFMKNGDVSGYQNFAQSLGVRIDASEIDEINLSSAKNYYAQKNYKAAIPLYEKYLTQNPTGDGLYQAQYELGESYFQTQNSTKALLILQEVANVQNDYQEDAQTRIAQIYLSQNNYSEAKKYLESLSNSANVNVKNFANLEMMKIYAEEKNFSQAEKFADLVMRNPKNSAAVIEQAKVIKARSLMNSGKDNEAKSAYATLEKSANTEVAAESLYAKAFYQNKAKAFKTSNETIFRLANNYASEEYWGAKALVLMAKNYIGLKDSYQASYTVDQIIANYQDFPEIVAEAKEVKKQIK, translated from the coding sequence ATGAATTCAAAAAAAATCATTATTGCCGCCGCGATTTTCTATTACGGAATTTCCGATGCGCAGCAATCCCAATTCTTCGCCGACCGTGAAAATTACCGCTTCAACCTCGCTGAAAACCTTTACAACAGCAAGATTTTTAACGCCTCCCAATTTGAGTATGCACGTCAATATTTCTATAATTCTTCGCTTACCAACTCCAAGAAAGAAGCGGCGCAGTTTTTCGATAATGTGATTGGCGTAATTCTCCGGAAAAATCATGCGGAGCAAGGCTTGGAAGCGTTTATCAAGGAATATCCAAACTCCGCTTATTTTGCACAGGCAAATCTTCCGTTGGCTGACTATTACTTGACGCAAAAGGATTTTGAAAAGGCGTTGGAAACTTTGAAAAACGTCAATCAATACCAACTTTCAAAAGAGGAAAACACGCAGTATATCACCAAACTCGGTTATGCGAAGTTCATGACGGGAGATTCTAAAGGTGCGGTGGAAGCGTTGGAAGAAGCCTACAAAAATGCAGAGGGAAACGATAAAGGCGATATTGCATACATGTTGGGACATCTGTATTATGCTGACAAACAGAACGATAAAGCTTTTTCTTTTTTCGACCAAATCAAGGATCATGAAAAATTTGCACGGTTGGTAAAACCGTATTACGTACAAATGTATTTCAACGACAAAGATTACGATCGGGCAATTACGGAAGGAAATTCTTTGTTAAATGAGTCATTATCAAAGGAATACAGCGCAGAAGTGCACAAGATCATCGGTGAAAGTTATTTCATGAAAGGAGATTATAACTCTGCGTATCCCCATTTGAAAATTTATTTGGAAAGCAAGCAAACTCCGTCTGAAAGCGATTTGTACGAGATGGGTTTTGTTTCTGCTCAGCTGAAAAAATATGATGAAGCGGTTTCTTATTATAACCAATTGATTAACAGTAATTCATCGACTTCTCAAAACGCTTATTATCAATTAGGAAACGCTTATTTGGCGGTTGGAAAAAAGCAGGAAGCACTTTCTGCGTTTCGTTCGGCTTATCAAATGAGTTATGATGTTAAAGTTCAGCAACTTGCTCATTTACAGTATGCTAAATTAAGTTACGATATCGGAAATCCTTTTGAATCGGCTTCCAATGTGATTCAAAGTTATATTTCAAAATACCCGAAAAGTTCGGAGGTTACGGAAATGCGTTCGCTTTTGATGAAGTCTTATCTTTACTCAGGTGATTACAAAGGAACTTTGGCTGCCATCGACAAAATGCCGAATTCTACTCCAGAAACCAATAAAATCGACCAGGAAGTTTCCTATTTATTGGGAACAGAGGAATTTAACAAAGGAAATTTCGACCAAGCGGAAAAGTTTTTCTTAAGAAGCCTGGAATTCAACATTAACAAAGAATTCAACACGAGAGCAACGTATTGGTTGGCTCAAACCTATTATCAAAAAGGAAATTATCCTTCTGCAATTGTTCGTTATGAAAAAATTGCCAACGAAAATTTTCCTGAAAAACAACAGCTGAATTACGATTTAGGTTATGCTTACTTTAAATCTAAAAAATTCGATAAGGCGAAAGAGTATTTCAGAAAATATCTAGAAAATCCAAAAACTGAATTTAAAAATGATGCGGAATTACGGTTGGCAGACACGTATTACGCCAATAACGAATTGAACGAAGCCATCGCCATTTACGACAAAACGGAAAATGCGGATGATTACACTTTGTTCCAAAAAGCAATGGCTTTAGGTTTTAAAGGGGATACTGAAGCGAAAATTTCTAATTTGAAGAAACTGATTTCGCAATACAAAAATTCAGAGTATGTGGACGATGCACAGTATGAAATCGGAACAGCGTATGCAGCGAATGACGATTTTAATAATTCAAACGAATATTTTTCGCAAGTTATCAGAACGAGTTCCGACAGAGATTTGGTAGCCAATTCGCAGATTTACCGCGCTCAAAATTATATTGATTTAAACCAAAATGAAAAAGCACTTTCTGAATTAAAATCACTTGGAAATCAGTATAAAAATACGGCGTTTGCAAGTAAAATCGTTCAGGCTTCACGTCCGATTTTCATGAAAAATGGCGATGTTTCAGGTTATCAGAATTTTGCACAAAGTTTAGGAGTGAGGATTGACGCTTCGGAAATTGACGAAATCAATTTGTCATCCGCGAAAAATTATTACGCACAGAAAAATTACAAAGCTGCAATTCCGCTTTACGAAAAATATTTAACGCAAAATCCAACAGGAGACGGACTTTACCAAGCCCAATACGAATTGGGAGAAAGTTATTTCCAAACTCAAAATTCAACCAAAGCGTTGTTGATTTTACAGGAAGTCGCCAATGTTCAGAACGATTATCAGGAAGACGCGCAAACTCGGATCGCACAGATTTATTTAAGTCAAAACAATTATTCCGAGGCGAAGAAGTATTTGGAATCGCTTTCAAACTCGGCTAATGTGAATGTGAAGAACTTTGCGAACCTTGAGATGATGAAGATTTATGCAGAAGAAAAGAATTTTTCTCAAGCAGAAAAGTTTGCGGATTTGGTGATGAGAAATCCAAAAAATTCTGCAGCAGTCATTGAACAGGCAAAAGTAATTAAAGCACGAAGCTTGATGAATAGCGGAAAAGACAACGAAGCAAAATCTGCGTATGCGACATTAGAAAAGTCTGCAAATACCGAAGTTGCCGCCGAATCCCTGTATGCAAAAGCGTTTTATCAAAACAAGGCAAAAGCATTTAAAACATCCAACGAAACGATTTTCAGATTGGCAAATAATTATGCTTCCGAAGAATATTGGGGAGCGAAAGCGTTGGTTTTGATGGCGAAAAATTACATCGGTTTGAAAGACAGTTATCAAGCGAGTTATACCGTTGACCAAATCATTGCGAATTACCAAGATTTCCCTGAAATTGTGGCGGAAGCGAAAGAAGTGAAAAAGCAAATAAAATGA
- a CDS encoding T9SS type B sorting domain-containing protein has translation MYFWQKLKMMRKLSVVFFICFLVLGFAQSVSLYNPANNVPYPSEQYFCSGEQFNLKVDAVATSTGDYAITKDFASSFPLGAGSTEITFPATGSNKFSDSFPIGFSFSFYGKTYSRVVAGSNGRLVFTNDPQLESLKDLNTYTDRTFSGIAGYNTLSVLASTDYNKVFKNNPNQELNLAQIFFGYTDLVPKSVNSGVTYLYKNVSVGGVNALLVSFQNMIRTNGTGSISSTSYESYILLLQDGRIIINVNNKSENSYRAILGIQNDDATKFKVPTHSSAGSDYNNGFWKSEGVAWIFTPNQNLTPRFKWYQNATLLGESSNTLSNFSPSDNDILKVEVNYLDSSGNQVGSTVTDSVTFKMLSKPPVTLTQPSCSTAVLTTPSIPGIQYEWFQSGNTTVLSTINTLTASANGNYFVRIKSPNSSCFVDSDPVPVSVGGNFPNFNNAPKYICKTDGATTTSVNLYDYYPANPANYTVTFQENGVNVPDPTNFPINANTTRTVGIIANSVTTSSCSFNTTFDIVFASLPPNNSELIANKLCFGADNYILNDFQNQFFSGKNYQYSYSLDGGSTFQNLTSVNPQTNNPILVKIKHPDFSCETVVKLKFDFHPKILINPITPFPAHCYSSTEYFDLNFTKAELEYAPNIKATFFKDAAFSDQITNLNYRGSGTVYIKIENTDTGCFVSTTINLTIYPKPALIKSSPEIKFPKACGTTIYDLTSQVSDYIGVWTGYSEIRYFDGNGNQLTNTAQWQNYNSQISGANPYMILVYNQTNNLECSDKINFDLKLLLKPAATISQILICSELSYSLQNFKDKVIANSSNYTFTDLSGNPLPANFDLSVLPLTVNFLMKDNGNGCLSDPQSVRFIQGGASVLLSTETNYSLCDDDFDGKTSFNLDSKKSDFTTDPTAIFEYFKDAGLTQTITSTYSNEVAFNQTVYARITLPGFCPVVVKIHLIVNTPSKSSTILPKYFICYGETLTIDAGTENVKWEWSTGENSQSIQITKAGNYSVKLTNANGCFYTHDFIVSDENQPKIEVINQTNDSIEVIANGGEKPYQYWFNGLSQSSNILLNPTASSYVIQVESATGCFGEPKTIYFIKINNAFTPNSDGINDYWTIENLDKMDNISLMITDRYGNKVFESQNKNSLVWDGSHHGRSLPTSTYWYSVTWFDPVTQKNEQRQGWILLKNRN, from the coding sequence ATGTATTTTTGGCAAAAATTGAAGATGATGCGGAAGCTTTCTGTTGTTTTTTTTATCTGTTTTCTAGTTTTGGGTTTTGCTCAAAGTGTATCTTTATACAACCCGGCAAATAATGTTCCTTATCCTTCTGAACAATATTTCTGTAGCGGAGAGCAATTTAATTTAAAGGTTGATGCAGTTGCAACTTCAACAGGGGATTATGCAATTACCAAAGATTTCGCCTCAAGTTTTCCGCTTGGAGCCGGTTCTACTGAAATTACTTTCCCAGCAACCGGTTCTAATAAATTCAGTGATTCTTTTCCAATTGGATTCAGTTTTAGTTTTTACGGTAAAACCTACTCAAGAGTTGTGGCAGGAAGCAACGGAAGACTTGTTTTCACCAATGATCCTCAACTGGAAAGTTTAAAAGATCTAAATACCTACACCGATCGAACTTTTAGCGGAATTGCAGGCTATAATACCTTGTCGGTTTTGGCATCAACCGACTATAATAAGGTCTTTAAAAATAATCCAAATCAGGAACTCAATTTAGCGCAGATATTTTTTGGTTACACGGATTTGGTGCCGAAATCGGTGAATTCGGGCGTTACCTATCTTTACAAAAATGTTTCTGTTGGAGGTGTAAATGCGCTTTTAGTATCATTTCAGAATATGATCAGAACCAATGGAACGGGTTCGATTTCTTCCACCTCTTACGAAAGTTACATTTTATTATTACAGGATGGAAGAATCATCATCAATGTTAATAATAAAAGCGAGAACAGTTACCGTGCAATTTTAGGAATTCAAAATGATGATGCCACAAAATTTAAAGTTCCTACACACAGTTCTGCCGGATCGGATTACAATAACGGATTCTGGAAGAGTGAAGGTGTAGCCTGGATTTTTACACCCAATCAAAATCTTACGCCGAGATTCAAATGGTATCAAAACGCAACTTTATTGGGGGAATCGTCCAACACTTTAAGCAATTTTTCGCCAAGCGATAACGATATTCTGAAAGTTGAGGTAAATTATCTTGATAGTTCCGGTAATCAGGTTGGATCAACAGTTACCGATTCTGTAACGTTTAAAATGCTTTCAAAGCCACCAGTTACGCTTACGCAACCAAGCTGTTCCACTGCGGTTTTAACAACCCCATCAATTCCTGGAATCCAATATGAATGGTTTCAATCTGGAAATACTACCGTTTTATCCACCATCAATACATTAACAGCTTCTGCAAACGGAAATTATTTTGTCAGAATAAAATCACCCAATTCAAGTTGTTTTGTAGATTCAGATCCTGTTCCAGTTTCTGTAGGTGGAAATTTCCCCAATTTTAACAATGCACCAAAATACATTTGCAAAACCGATGGTGCTACAACAACTTCCGTAAATTTGTATGATTATTACCCTGCAAATCCCGCAAATTATACGGTAACATTTCAAGAAAACGGAGTAAATGTTCCCGATCCGACAAATTTTCCCATCAACGCTAATACAACAAGAACGGTGGGAATTATTGCCAATAGCGTCACAACTTCTTCCTGTAGTTTCAATACGACTTTCGATATTGTTTTTGCCTCTTTACCACCAAATAATTCTGAATTAATCGCGAATAAATTATGTTTTGGTGCCGATAATTATATATTAAACGATTTCCAAAATCAGTTTTTTTCAGGTAAAAATTATCAATATTCTTATTCGTTGGATGGTGGAAGTACTTTTCAGAACTTAACTTCGGTAAATCCACAAACGAATAATCCGATTTTGGTGAAAATTAAACATCCTGATTTCAGTTGTGAAACTGTTGTTAAATTAAAGTTCGATTTTCATCCCAAAATTTTAATAAATCCGATAACGCCATTTCCCGCACATTGTTATTCGTCTACGGAATATTTTGATTTGAATTTTACAAAAGCCGAACTGGAATATGCTCCGAATATCAAGGCAACTTTCTTTAAAGATGCTGCATTTTCAGATCAGATAACGAATTTAAACTACAGAGGAAGTGGAACAGTTTATATCAAAATTGAAAATACCGACACGGGCTGTTTCGTTTCAACAACAATAAATTTAACAATTTACCCAAAACCCGCATTAATTAAATCATCACCTGAAATAAAATTTCCAAAAGCATGTGGTACAACAATTTATGATTTAACATCTCAAGTTTCAGATTATATAGGCGTTTGGACTGGATATTCTGAAATTAGGTATTTCGACGGAAACGGAAATCAATTGACGAATACTGCGCAATGGCAGAATTACAACTCGCAAATTTCGGGTGCAAATCCTTACATGATTTTGGTTTACAACCAAACAAATAATTTGGAATGTTCAGATAAAATCAACTTCGATTTGAAATTATTGTTGAAACCTGCCGCTACAATTTCACAAATCTTAATTTGCAGCGAGCTCTCTTATTCTCTTCAAAATTTTAAGGATAAAGTGATTGCCAATTCTTCCAACTACACTTTTACTGATCTTTCAGGAAATCCGCTTCCTGCGAATTTTGACCTTTCTGTTTTGCCTTTAACGGTGAACTTTTTAATGAAAGATAATGGTAATGGATGTTTGTCCGATCCACAATCGGTGCGTTTTATTCAAGGTGGAGCATCGGTTTTATTGAGTACCGAAACTAATTATTCTTTATGCGATGATGATTTTGATGGGAAAACTTCTTTCAATCTTGATTCTAAAAAATCAGATTTTACCACCGATCCTACTGCGATTTTTGAATATTTTAAAGATGCCGGTCTTACCCAAACTATCACTTCGACTTATAGTAATGAAGTCGCCTTTAATCAAACGGTTTATGCAAGAATTACTTTGCCTGGATTCTGCCCCGTGGTTGTTAAGATTCATCTGATTGTGAATACGCCATCTAAATCTTCAACGATTTTGCCTAAATATTTTATCTGTTACGGCGAAACTTTAACAATTGACGCAGGAACTGAAAATGTGAAGTGGGAGTGGAGCACAGGAGAAAATTCGCAAAGCATTCAAATTACCAAAGCTGGAAATTATTCAGTGAAATTAACCAATGCAAATGGCTGTTTTTACACCCACGATTTTATTGTTTCTGATGAAAATCAACCGAAAATTGAGGTCATCAATCAAACCAATGATTCAATAGAAGTCATTGCAAATGGAGGCGAAAAACCTTATCAATACTGGTTTAATGGACTTTCGCAAAGTTCAAATATATTGCTGAATCCTACAGCTTCCTCTTACGTCATTCAAGTGGAATCTGCGACAGGTTGTTTCGGCGAACCGAAAACAATTTATTTTATTAAAATCAACAATGCCTTCACTCCAAATTCCGACGGAATCAATGATTATTGGACCATCGAAAATCTGGATAAAATGGATAATATTTCCTTAATGATCACCGACCGTTACGGAAATAAAGTTTTTGAATCTCAGAACAAAAACAGTCTGGTTTGGGATGGAAGTCATCACGGTAGAAGTTTGCCAACTTCAACGTATTGGTATTCCGTGACTTGGTTTGATCCTGTAACCCAGAAAAACGAGCAGCGTCAAGGTTGGATTTTACTGAAAAACAGAAATTAG
- the fsa gene encoding fructose-6-phosphate aldolase, protein MKFFIDTANLEQIKEAQDLGILDGVTTNPSLLAKEGISGAEAIKNHYKAICDIVDGDISAEVLSTTYDEMIKEGEELAAIHPNIVVKIPMIKDGVKALKYFSDKGIKTNCTLIFSAGQALLAAKAGANYVSPFLGRLDDISVDGMNLIEEIRVIFDNYMFDTEILAASIRSPLHIVNCAKVGADVVTSPLASILNLLNHPLTDKGLAQFVADAKKMG, encoded by the coding sequence ATGAAATTTTTTATCGACACAGCCAATCTGGAGCAAATTAAAGAAGCGCAGGATTTGGGAATTTTGGACGGTGTTACAACCAATCCGTCATTACTGGCAAAAGAAGGAATCAGCGGTGCAGAAGCCATTAAAAACCATTACAAAGCCATTTGCGACATTGTTGACGGCGATATTTCTGCCGAAGTTTTAAGCACCACTTACGACGAAATGATTAAGGAAGGCGAAGAACTAGCAGCAATTCATCCAAATATTGTGGTGAAAATCCCAATGATTAAGGACGGAGTAAAAGCGTTGAAATACTTTTCAGATAAAGGAATTAAGACCAACTGTACTTTGATTTTCTCTGCAGGACAAGCTTTATTGGCTGCAAAAGCGGGCGCCAATTACGTTTCTCCATTTTTGGGAAGATTGGATGATATTTCTGTTGACGGAATGAATTTAATCGAGGAAATCCGTGTGATTTTTGATAACTATATGTTTGATACTGAAATTCTTGCCGCTTCCATCCGTTCACCTTTGCATATTGTAAACTGTGCAAAAGTGGGTGCAGATGTGGTGACTTCGCCTTTAGCTTCAATTCTAAATTTATTGAACCATCCTTTAACTGATAAAGGTTTGGCGCAATTTGTGGCAGATGCGAAGAAAATGGGATAA
- a CDS encoding TonB-dependent receptor produces the protein MTNPIQKIFLLGLMVSSTAVFSQIKEEKLILDRKREPEVKKIEKKKTSIETIKNYPPQTKKIEDSLNLKYNITDVPAASDFKTSTIQGEDISPKFDANYQNNYFQLGMGNYGKILADGNMSTKLENNMEVGGDVHFLSTSGLKKDYDWSSKQSSANLGAFLNSYGERGKFGINADYGLKDYNYYGIYAFDGIQGINIPSDIDLKQKVNQFKVNGYYDFYSNEILNDVRVKSSFLSDHFNAKEVQADILLNLSKHGVEIPKFDDVRLNGDLGINLETLKSDFKILNENSSSFFNATLSPKVTFFKGNSYLMVGSDFSFLNGRNSNTVLPEELKNNKTYWFPKAELQFAATDEFKFYAGIDGGLKMNSYSNLLEQNPYLASDQWLKPTETKYHGYFGLRGDIDQNIKYDFSAGFSKVNDIMFFKANNLFDNSSTNKNAYNFANTFSAIYDNGTVSEVKGSVQYFPLANLVLDGELHFAKYKLDNQENIYNKPLIKASLGAKYAMLDKKLNLGAKVFFESDKTTNSYSVVSTLPMFSMQENTNDKVGGFADLNLSAEYKVHKNFSIFAHGNNLLNAKYQTFKGYKVLGAQVLGGVKISF, from the coding sequence ATGACGAACCCAATTCAAAAAATATTTTTACTCGGATTAATGGTATCTTCAACTGCCGTTTTCTCTCAAATCAAGGAAGAAAAACTCATCCTCGACAGAAAGCGCGAACCCGAAGTAAAAAAAATCGAGAAAAAGAAAACTTCCATCGAAACCATTAAAAATTATCCTCCGCAAACCAAGAAAATTGAAGATTCATTAAATCTGAAATACAATATTACGGATGTTCCCGCTGCTTCGGATTTCAAAACTTCCACAATTCAGGGTGAGGATATTTCGCCGAAATTTGATGCGAATTATCAGAACAATTATTTTCAGTTGGGAATGGGTAATTACGGAAAAATCCTCGCCGATGGAAATATGTCTACCAAACTAGAAAACAACATGGAAGTTGGTGGTGACGTTCATTTCCTTTCGACGTCGGGTTTAAAGAAAGATTATGACTGGAGTTCCAAGCAAAGTTCAGCCAATTTGGGGGCATTTCTAAATTCGTATGGAGAAAGGGGAAAGTTTGGAATCAATGCAGATTACGGACTTAAAGATTACAATTATTACGGAATTTACGCCTTTGATGGAATCCAGGGAATTAATATTCCATCGGATATTGACCTGAAACAAAAAGTAAATCAATTTAAAGTCAATGGATATTACGATTTTTATTCGAATGAAATTTTGAATGATGTTCGTGTGAAATCTTCATTTTTGAGCGACCATTTTAATGCAAAAGAGGTTCAGGCTGACATTTTATTGAACCTTTCAAAACATGGTGTTGAAATTCCAAAATTTGATGATGTACGTTTGAATGGAGATTTGGGAATCAATTTAGAAACCTTGAAATCAGATTTTAAAATTCTAAATGAAAATTCTTCGTCATTCTTTAATGCAACATTGTCGCCGAAAGTGACTTTCTTTAAAGGAAATTCGTATTTGATGGTTGGTTCGGATTTTTCGTTTTTAAATGGAAGAAATTCAAATACAGTTTTGCCTGAAGAATTGAAAAACAATAAAACGTATTGGTTTCCAAAAGCGGAACTACAATTTGCAGCAACCGATGAATTCAAGTTTTATGCAGGAATTGATGGCGGTTTGAAAATGAATTCCTATTCCAATCTTTTGGAACAAAATCCATATCTCGCTTCTGACCAATGGTTGAAACCAACCGAAACAAAATATCACGGTTATTTTGGATTAAGAGGAGATATTGATCAAAATATCAAATATGATTTCAGCGCAGGATTTTCGAAAGTGAACGATATCATGTTTTTTAAGGCGAATAATCTTTTCGACAACAGTTCTACCAATAAAAATGCTTATAACTTCGCAAACACATTTTCAGCAATCTACGATAATGGAACGGTGAGCGAAGTTAAGGGAAGTGTACAGTATTTTCCGTTGGCTAATTTGGTTTTGGATGGAGAACTTCATTTCGCGAAATACAAACTCGACAATCAGGAAAACATCTACAACAAACCTTTAATCAAAGCAAGTTTGGGCGCAAAATACGCGATGCTCGACAAAAAGTTGAATCTGGGTGCGAAAGTATTTTTTGAATCGGATAAGACAACCAATTCTTACTCTGTTGTTTCTACTTTACCGATGTTTTCAATGCAAGAAAACACCAATGACAAAGTGGGCGGTTTTGCAGATTTAAATCTTTCCGCGGAGTACAAGGTTCACAAAAATTTCAGTATTTTTGCACACGGAAATAATTTGCTGAACGCCAAGTATCAAACTTTCAAGGGTTACAAAGTTTTGGGAGCGCAGGTTTTGGGAGGAGTGAAGATTTCATTTTAA
- a CDS encoding APC family permease, protein MNQLFRRKHYSESDHSSGLLRVLGVWDIVFFGIAAIIGAGSFSSLGEAVFRGGPGVIVLYVICGFACGFTALCYAEFASRIPTAGSAYTYAYASFGELIAWIIGWALIMEYSFGNIYVAFSWSDYFTSFMGRIGIHIPDYLTCSYTEAKKAFLGHSTNQELINAWKTAPIIGNLKVILDVPALVINGLITWLCYVGVRESKNFNNLFVLLKLFIILLVIAVGVAYINTDNWFPVSKITGESSFMPNGFSGVMSAVSGVFFAYIGFDALSVLSEETKNPQKNLPRGMIISLVLCTAIYIVLTLVLTGMVDYRKFDGVGDPLSFIFDKTNANVAWMEFVVSLGAIIAITTVLLVFQMGQPRIWYAMSRDGLMPKKFMEIHQKHKTPGFATIVTGFVVGVPILFTDKSFILDFTSIGTIFAFVLVCGGVLLLPSKQKLKGRFHLPYINAKIIFPVLFLGGLTFFYFWQPEFFHNLMDWHDPNEGEFRISIFFFIIINLVLCVLAFVRNLSLIPLIGLSSCLYLLTGMSHNNWFWFILWFGIGMIIYFSYGYKNSKLNQELNGDLN, encoded by the coding sequence ATGAACCAGCTTTTCAGAAGAAAACATTACAGCGAAAGCGACCATTCATCGGGTTTGCTTCGGGTTTTAGGAGTTTGGGATATTGTATTCTTCGGAATTGCCGCCATTATCGGTGCGGGAAGTTTCAGCAGTTTGGGTGAAGCCGTTTTCCGCGGCGGACCAGGGGTGATCGTTTTATACGTGATTTGTGGTTTTGCATGTGGATTCACTGCGCTTTGTTACGCGGAATTTGCGAGTAGAATTCCAACCGCTGGTTCTGCTTATACCTATGCTTATGCCAGTTTCGGGGAATTGATTGCCTGGATTATTGGTTGGGCTTTAATCATGGAATATTCTTTCGGGAATATTTATGTTGCCTTTTCTTGGAGCGATTATTTCACCAGTTTTATGGGCCGAATCGGAATTCATATTCCAGATTATTTAACTTGCAGCTATACGGAAGCAAAAAAGGCCTTTTTAGGACATTCCACCAATCAAGAACTTATCAACGCTTGGAAAACCGCACCAATTATAGGAAATTTAAAAGTAATTTTAGATGTGCCGGCTTTAGTCATTAACGGTTTAATCACTTGGTTGTGTTACGTCGGAGTGAGAGAATCAAAAAATTTCAACAATCTTTTTGTATTATTAAAATTGTTCATCATTCTTTTGGTTATCGCAGTTGGAGTTGCCTACATCAATACGGATAATTGGTTTCCGGTGAGTAAAATTACGGGTGAAAGTTCATTTATGCCGAATGGTTTTTCGGGAGTTATGAGTGCCGTTTCTGGAGTTTTCTTCGCCTACATCGGTTTTGATGCATTGAGTGTTTTATCTGAAGAAACAAAGAATCCACAGAAAAATCTACCACGAGGAATGATTATTTCTCTTGTTTTGTGTACCGCGATCTATATTGTCCTTACTTTGGTTTTAACAGGAATGGTGGATTACCGAAAATTCGACGGAGTTGGAGATCCACTTTCGTTTATTTTTGATAAAACTAATGCCAATGTTGCTTGGATGGAATTCGTGGTTTCATTGGGTGCCATTATCGCGATTACTACCGTTCTTTTGGTTTTCCAAATGGGACAGCCGAGAATTTGGTACGCCATGAGTCGCGACGGTTTAATGCCAAAAAAATTCATGGAGATTCATCAGAAGCATAAAACTCCAGGTTTCGCAACCATTGTTACAGGTTTTGTAGTGGGAGTTCCGATTTTGTTTACCGATAAATCCTTTATTTTAGACTTCACGAGTATCGGGACGATTTTCGCTTTCGTTTTAGTTTGTGGCGGCGTTTTGCTGCTTCCATCAAAACAAAAACTGAAAGGAAGATTTCATTTGCCGTACATCAATGCGAAGATTATTTTTCCGGTTTTGTTTTTAGGAGGTTTGACTTTCTTCTATTTTTGGCAACCTGAATTTTTCCATAACCTCATGGATTGGCACGATCCCAATGAGGGCGAATTTAGAATCTCGATCTTCTTCTTTATCATCATCAATTTGGTTTTGTGCGTTTTAGCTTTCGTGAGAAATCTATCTCTAATTCCGTTGATTGGTTTGAGTTCTTGTCTATATCTTTTAACGGGAATGAGCCACAATAACTGGTTTTGGTTCATTCTTTGGTTTGGGATCGGTATGATCATCTATTTTTCTTACGGCTACAAAAACAGTAAATTAAACCAGGAACTCAACGGAGATTTGAATTAA